The Urbifossiella limnaea genome has a window encoding:
- a CDS encoding lysophospholipid acyltransferase family protein, which produces MKIRNPRLLAAVGWAATRATRGLVRTLRARTQAIDPASHPDHVPPGGRVIYSIWHENLLFPTVHFGRPSMAVLVSQHRDGQLLGSLITSLGMGMICGSTTRGGVEAVRKLVDVNAPFRHVAVTPDGPRGPRRVVQHGLVYVASRTGMTVSCVGVGYRRPWRLGSWDRFAVPRPFTAARCVIGAGIVVPPGLKAGQLEPYRLLIQAEMDRLNAAAEAWAESGRLELPPAAAPLRLAS; this is translated from the coding sequence ATGAAGATCCGCAACCCGCGCCTGCTCGCGGCCGTCGGCTGGGCCGCCACCCGCGCCACCCGCGGGCTCGTCCGCACGCTCCGCGCCCGCACCCAGGCGATCGACCCGGCGAGCCACCCGGACCACGTCCCGCCCGGCGGCCGGGTCATCTACTCGATCTGGCACGAGAACCTGCTCTTCCCCACCGTCCACTTCGGCCGGCCGTCGATGGCCGTGCTCGTCAGCCAGCACCGCGACGGGCAGTTGCTCGGCAGCCTCATCACGTCGCTCGGCATGGGGATGATCTGCGGCTCGACCACGCGCGGGGGAGTCGAGGCGGTGCGGAAACTCGTAGACGTGAACGCCCCGTTCCGCCACGTGGCCGTGACGCCGGACGGGCCGCGCGGGCCGCGGCGCGTCGTGCAGCACGGGCTCGTCTACGTCGCGTCGCGGACGGGGATGACGGTGTCGTGCGTCGGCGTCGGCTACCGCCGGCCGTGGCGGCTCGGCAGCTGGGACCGGTTCGCCGTACCCCGGCCGTTCACCGCGGCGCGGTGCGTCATCGGCGCGGGGATCGTGGTGCCGCCGGGGCTGAAGGCGGGGCAGCTGGAGCCGTACCGGCTGCTCATCCAGGCCGAGATGGACCGGCTGAACGCCGCCGCGGAGGCGTGGGCCGAGTCCGGCCGCCTGGAGCTGCCGCCGGCCGCCGCGCCTCTCCGGCTCGCCTCTTGA
- a CDS encoding DUF11 domain-containing protein: MNVGLLTLVGSLAVGQQPLPQPAPAVPVMAAPQPGSGLPVPAPLLAARVIAPAGVRVTANPGTGFARMHDAPAVFGFRPGYVYRLELSNLPYQPGRVLYPEVEVRGVLVPRAGMRYMDWPAPLLFTQADLDRALAGGVVVKAVYLEDPEKAIPTEFGLMNPVEIPSGSEEEVVNEAIANGRLVAIVRLGSKSPTAAELQASAVDGTVLAPGERHLRAPAAPPQLPFAVARFFDPIAGPRGPVGECFIDGGDRLAPLGIGPAGRLGGLNPTDVGVEYTIDGKRRVTTSNVVCLCVPRFVIQRTEIGPNALDVPFSLAVNHNLVAPQAFRERQAAMAEVGRERPGAVQGRSRPMGYVGLTGVGFFVGGTRPAIVGQVDGVAVTGAVVEPEVLTWYPGCPLTVSKVIDADGEVRSGSVVTITLRYVNSGSRPVSDVVVSDSLSGRLEFVPGSAESDRAANFSAGENEAGSSVVRWELPGVLLPGQGGTVRFRAKVR, translated from the coding sequence ATGAACGTCGGTCTGCTCACGCTGGTCGGGTCGCTCGCCGTCGGGCAGCAGCCGCTGCCGCAGCCTGCGCCCGCCGTGCCGGTGATGGCCGCGCCGCAGCCGGGGAGCGGCCTGCCGGTGCCGGCGCCGCTGCTGGCGGCGCGGGTCATCGCCCCGGCGGGCGTCCGCGTCACGGCCAACCCCGGCACCGGCTTCGCCCGGATGCACGACGCGCCGGCCGTGTTCGGCTTCCGCCCCGGGTACGTCTACCGGCTGGAGCTGTCGAACCTGCCGTACCAGCCGGGCCGCGTGCTGTACCCCGAGGTCGAGGTGCGCGGCGTGCTCGTGCCGCGGGCCGGGATGCGGTACATGGACTGGCCCGCGCCGCTGCTGTTTACCCAGGCCGACCTCGACCGCGCCCTCGCCGGCGGCGTCGTGGTCAAGGCCGTGTATCTGGAAGACCCCGAGAAGGCGATCCCGACCGAATTCGGGCTGATGAACCCGGTCGAAATTCCCTCCGGCTCCGAGGAGGAGGTGGTGAACGAGGCCATCGCCAACGGCCGCCTCGTCGCCATCGTCCGGCTCGGCTCCAAGTCCCCGACCGCCGCCGAGCTTCAGGCTTCGGCCGTGGACGGCACCGTACTCGCGCCGGGCGAGCGGCACCTGCGGGCGCCGGCGGCGCCGCCGCAGCTGCCGTTCGCGGTGGCCCGCTTCTTCGACCCCATCGCCGGGCCGCGCGGCCCGGTGGGCGAGTGCTTCATCGACGGCGGCGACCGCCTCGCCCCGCTCGGCATCGGCCCGGCGGGCCGGCTCGGCGGCCTGAACCCGACCGACGTGGGCGTCGAGTACACGATCGACGGCAAGCGGCGCGTCACCACGTCGAACGTGGTGTGCCTGTGCGTGCCGCGGTTCGTGATCCAGCGCACGGAGATCGGGCCGAACGCCCTGGACGTGCCGTTCTCGCTCGCGGTCAACCACAACCTCGTGGCCCCGCAGGCCTTCCGCGAGCGGCAGGCGGCGATGGCCGAGGTCGGCCGCGAGCGGCCGGGTGCGGTGCAGGGCCGGTCGCGGCCGATGGGCTACGTCGGCCTCACCGGCGTGGGCTTCTTCGTCGGCGGCACGCGGCCGGCGATCGTGGGTCAGGTGGACGGCGTGGCCGTGACCGGTGCGGTGGTCGAGCCCGAGGTGCTGACGTGGTATCCGGGTTGCCCGCTGACCGTGTCGAAGGTGATCGACGCCGACGGCGAGGTGCGCTCGGGCTCGGTGGTGACGATCACGCTCCGGTACGTCAACAGCGGCAGCCGGCCGGTGTCGGACGTGGTGGTGAGCGACAGCCTCAGCGGCCGGCTGGAATTCGTGCCGGGTTCGGCGGAGTCGGACCGGGCGGCGAACTTCTCCGCGGGCGAGAACGAGGCGGGGTCGTCGGTGGTGCGCTGGGAGCTGCCCGGCGTGCTGCTGCCGGGGCAGGGCGGTACCGTTCGCTTCCGGGCGAAGGTGCGGTAG
- a CDS encoding glycosyltransferase family 87 protein, giving the protein MSEGIPRRVWGWAAGGWVPRAVAWAVVLAIAFNRYHTARSWLANTPDTPDGVRRPFSDPLTHTQIDFGGQWVMGRMIALGHGRQLYHRQVQWQVVRAGYPVSEETPAQREDSLQSPDQWRFARTADDTGHDADGLMWTFMGADPAEWKTVGGAAALPLAADLTGNPLAALAHGVAAHEAVTPEVVAAVSEPAIGGPLYPPVHGLFYAPLGLIDSPRVACHVFQCVALGFAFLAGLGLSALSRWRVWWSGCTAAVLLFPGCGPSLELGQNPTLTLSIAVWGWVLASRGRDAAGGVVWGLFAFKPVWALAFFLVPLLQRRWRFLGAMVGTGVALGVATFPVVGVQAWFDWLAVGREAAALYNVNESWIHLSRDLQGIPRRYLHDFSKPEAERETRFAALLAWGLWGAVFVPTVAIGLWRGGRRAVGLGAAFLFWGAFLTCYRFMYYDVLLALMGFAALAGEPGRLLRTRVVRMRVSPPVTPPDVPPPAADDTRALGYVNSFALTVLFGLYALENVLIPYDLKATAFVGGWSRTKPDGTVGPATFELVANLDYPWDTYLIVLLWAWAGVKLLWRAEPGEKTACPVLPPGGAAPLQ; this is encoded by the coding sequence GTGAGTGAGGGGATCCCGCGGCGGGTCTGGGGCTGGGCCGCGGGCGGGTGGGTCCCCCGCGCCGTCGCCTGGGCCGTCGTCCTGGCCATCGCCTTCAACCGCTACCACACCGCCCGCTCGTGGCTGGCCAACACGCCGGACACGCCCGACGGCGTCCGCCGCCCGTTCTCCGACCCGCTGACGCACACGCAAATCGACTTCGGCGGCCAGTGGGTGATGGGCCGCATGATCGCCCTCGGCCACGGCCGCCAGCTCTACCACCGGCAGGTGCAGTGGCAAGTCGTCCGCGCCGGCTACCCGGTGTCGGAAGAAACGCCCGCCCAGCGCGAGGACTCGCTCCAGTCGCCAGACCAGTGGCGGTTCGCCCGCACCGCCGACGACACCGGCCACGACGCCGACGGGCTGATGTGGACGTTCATGGGCGCCGACCCGGCCGAGTGGAAGACCGTCGGCGGCGCCGCCGCCCTCCCCCTCGCAGCCGACTTGACCGGCAACCCGCTCGCCGCCCTCGCGCACGGTGTCGCCGCGCACGAAGCGGTGACGCCCGAAGTCGTCGCGGCCGTGAGCGAGCCCGCGATCGGCGGGCCGCTGTACCCGCCGGTCCACGGGCTCTTCTACGCCCCGCTCGGGCTGATCGACTCGCCGCGGGTGGCGTGCCACGTCTTCCAGTGCGTCGCGCTCGGGTTCGCGTTCCTGGCCGGGCTCGGGCTGTCGGCGCTCAGCCGGTGGCGCGTGTGGTGGTCCGGTTGCACCGCGGCGGTGCTGCTCTTCCCCGGGTGCGGGCCGTCGCTGGAACTCGGCCAGAACCCGACGCTCACGCTGTCCATCGCCGTGTGGGGCTGGGTGCTGGCGAGCCGCGGGCGCGACGCCGCCGGCGGCGTGGTGTGGGGGCTGTTCGCGTTCAAGCCGGTGTGGGCGTTGGCGTTCTTCCTGGTGCCGCTGCTCCAGCGCCGGTGGCGGTTCCTCGGGGCGATGGTCGGCACCGGCGTGGCGCTCGGCGTGGCGACGTTCCCGGTCGTCGGCGTGCAGGCGTGGTTCGACTGGCTCGCGGTCGGGCGCGAGGCCGCGGCCCTGTACAACGTGAACGAGTCGTGGATCCATTTGAGCCGGGATTTACAGGGCATCCCGCGCCGCTACCTGCACGACTTCTCGAAGCCAGAGGCCGAGCGCGAGACGCGCTTCGCCGCGCTGCTGGCCTGGGGGCTGTGGGGGGCGGTGTTCGTGCCGACGGTGGCGATCGGCCTGTGGCGCGGCGGCCGCCGGGCGGTCGGGCTCGGGGCGGCGTTCCTGTTCTGGGGCGCGTTCCTGACGTGCTACCGGTTCATGTACTACGACGTGCTCCTGGCGCTGATGGGCTTCGCCGCCCTCGCCGGCGAGCCGGGGCGGCTGCTGCGGACGCGCGTCGTGCGGATGCGCGTCTCGCCGCCGGTCACGCCACCCGACGTACCCCCACCCGCCGCCGACGACACCCGCGCCCTCGGCTACGTGAACTCCTTCGCGCTCACGGTGCTGTTCGGGCTGTACGCCCTGGAGAACGTGCTGATCCCGTACGACCTCAAGGCCACGGCCTTCGTCGGCGGCTGGTCGCGGACGAAGCCCGACGGCACGGTCGGCCCGGCGACGTTCGAGCTGGTGGCGAACCTCGACTACCCGTGGGACACGTACCTGATCGTGCTGCTGTGGGCGTGGGCCGGGGTGAAACTGCTGTGGCGGGCCGAACCCGGTGAAAAAACCGCGTGTCCGGTGCTTCCGCCGGGGGGCGCGGCCCCTCTACAATAG
- a CDS encoding efflux RND transporter permease subunit: MISRFFIDRPVFANVLAILMVLFGVVALRRLPVERYPSITPPTVTVSTNYPGANAEVVANTVAAPIEQEVNGVERMMYMASTSSADGSYQLTITFEIGTNLDDAQVLVQNRLRVAEPRLPEEVRRQGVTVKKQSPSILLVVSLTSKDGTFDGLFLSNYANLRLRDELSRVDGVGDVLAKGVGSYAMRVWVDPDKLAARQITTNEVVGALARHNVQVAAGQVGQPPNPSGQAFQLTVTTMGRLTDVKQFEEVIVKAGAEGRTVYLRDVAKVELGAQTYDSYTERSSLEASNILIYQLPGSNALDVATRVREAMERIKPTLPDGMEYDIPFDTTKFVDRAITNVYRTLIEAGVLVLIVILVFLQSWRALLVPATTVPVTIIGAFVFLWLFDFSVNLLTLFGLILAIGIVVDDAIVIVENASHHIEHGTAPREATIKAMGEVTGPVIAITVVLMAVFIPTAFMGGITGQMYRQFALTIAATAIISAVNALTLKPAQCAAWLKPHAGKNWFTRGFDFFYKPVERLYSWSVGLLLTVWPLVLAAFVGIVGFTGWWYTTIPTGFLPTEDEGYAVIAVQLPDSASLDRTKAVTDKMNKVFAKYKDRGVVENWFTIGGLSLLDGVNAPNGATAFVAWSDWAKRTTPETSQAALVKELQGELFAFREANIFVIVPPSIQGLGFAGGFELKIEDKEGVGLDVLQERTQAVIDTAAKTRPEIAPPPAIRTTFRAGVPQIYLEIDRAKSEQLGVLISDVFSTLQTNLGSVYVNDFNKFGRTYQVRVQAQPEFRADAEVIRRLEVRNRDGKRVPLGTLLTVEPKVGPPAIARYNLYPSATISGATAPGASSGQALEAMEEVAKEVLPKSMGFEWTSIAYQERRVSGGAYTVFGLAVPEAVMIFGLAVLLVYLVLAAQYESWLLPFAVILVVPLGLLGVVAAVWYRGLENNIYTQIGVVLIIALASKNAILIVEFARELRLAGRSIREAAVEASRLRFRPILMTSIAFILGVVPLVRATGAGAASRQALGTAVFGGMVTATVLAVFFVPIFYLVIQTISEWISGPPRTPGEPKPADVPAKVLHANSPNGTGANGTHGPPWKAEPAPAGAGDLNHPDRDGH, translated from the coding sequence ATGATCTCGCGCTTCTTCATCGACCGCCCCGTCTTCGCCAACGTCCTCGCCATCCTCATGGTGCTGTTCGGCGTCGTCGCGCTGCGGCGGCTGCCGGTCGAGCGCTACCCGTCCATCACGCCGCCGACGGTTACCGTCAGCACCAACTACCCCGGGGCGAACGCCGAGGTGGTCGCCAACACCGTCGCGGCGCCGATCGAGCAGGAGGTGAACGGCGTCGAGCGGATGATGTACATGGCGTCCACGTCCAGCGCCGACGGGTCGTACCAGCTGACCATCACGTTCGAGATCGGCACCAACCTGGACGACGCCCAGGTGCTCGTGCAGAACCGCCTCCGCGTCGCCGAGCCGCGGCTACCCGAGGAAGTGCGGCGGCAGGGCGTCACCGTCAAGAAGCAGTCGCCGAGCATTCTGCTCGTCGTGTCGCTCACGTCGAAAGACGGCACCTTCGACGGCCTGTTCCTGTCGAACTATGCCAACCTCCGCCTCCGCGACGAGCTGTCCCGCGTCGACGGCGTCGGCGACGTGCTGGCGAAGGGCGTCGGCTCCTACGCCATGCGGGTGTGGGTCGATCCGGACAAGCTGGCCGCGCGCCAAATCACGACGAACGAGGTTGTCGGGGCGCTGGCCAGACACAACGTGCAGGTCGCGGCCGGGCAGGTGGGGCAGCCGCCGAACCCGTCCGGGCAGGCGTTCCAGCTCACCGTCACCACGATGGGCCGACTCACCGACGTGAAGCAGTTCGAAGAAGTCATCGTGAAGGCCGGCGCGGAAGGCCGCACCGTCTACCTCCGCGACGTGGCCAAGGTCGAGCTCGGGGCGCAGACGTACGACTCGTACACCGAACGCAGCTCGCTCGAAGCGAGCAACATTCTCATCTACCAGCTGCCGGGGTCGAACGCGCTCGACGTGGCGACCCGCGTCCGCGAGGCGATGGAGCGGATCAAGCCGACGCTCCCCGACGGCATGGAGTACGACATCCCGTTCGACACGACCAAGTTCGTGGACCGGGCCATCACCAACGTGTACCGCACGCTGATCGAGGCCGGCGTGCTGGTGCTGATCGTGATCCTCGTGTTCCTCCAGAGCTGGCGGGCGCTGCTGGTGCCGGCCACCACGGTGCCCGTGACCATCATCGGCGCGTTCGTCTTCCTGTGGCTGTTCGACTTCTCGGTGAACCTGCTGACGCTGTTCGGGCTGATCCTCGCCATCGGCATCGTCGTGGACGACGCAATCGTCATCGTCGAGAACGCCAGCCACCACATCGAGCACGGCACGGCGCCGCGCGAGGCGACGATCAAGGCGATGGGCGAGGTGACCGGGCCGGTCATCGCCATCACCGTGGTGCTGATGGCGGTGTTCATCCCGACGGCGTTCATGGGCGGCATCACCGGCCAGATGTACCGCCAGTTCGCGCTCACCATCGCGGCCACGGCCATCATCAGTGCGGTGAACGCGCTGACGCTCAAGCCGGCGCAGTGCGCCGCCTGGCTCAAGCCGCACGCCGGCAAGAACTGGTTCACCCGCGGGTTCGACTTCTTCTACAAGCCGGTGGAGCGCCTGTACTCCTGGTCGGTGGGCCTGCTGCTGACCGTGTGGCCGCTGGTGCTGGCCGCGTTCGTCGGCATCGTCGGGTTCACGGGCTGGTGGTACACCACGATCCCGACCGGCTTCCTGCCGACGGAGGACGAGGGCTACGCGGTCATCGCCGTGCAGCTGCCCGACTCGGCGTCGCTGGACCGCACGAAGGCCGTGACCGACAAGATGAACAAGGTGTTCGCCAAGTACAAGGACCGGGGCGTCGTCGAGAACTGGTTCACCATCGGCGGGCTGTCGCTGCTCGACGGCGTGAACGCCCCGAACGGCGCGACGGCGTTCGTCGCCTGGAGCGACTGGGCGAAGCGGACGACGCCCGAGACCTCGCAGGCGGCGCTGGTGAAGGAGCTGCAGGGCGAGTTGTTCGCGTTCCGCGAGGCGAACATCTTCGTGATCGTGCCGCCGTCGATCCAGGGGCTCGGCTTCGCCGGCGGCTTCGAGTTGAAGATCGAGGACAAGGAGGGGGTGGGGCTCGACGTCCTTCAAGAGCGGACGCAGGCGGTGATCGACACGGCGGCGAAGACGCGGCCCGAGATCGCCCCGCCGCCGGCCATTCGCACGACGTTCCGGGCCGGCGTGCCGCAGATCTACCTGGAGATCGACCGCGCCAAGTCCGAGCAACTCGGCGTGCTGATCAGCGACGTGTTCTCGACGCTGCAAACGAACCTGGGTTCGGTGTACGTGAACGACTTCAACAAGTTCGGGCGGACGTACCAGGTGCGGGTGCAGGCGCAGCCCGAGTTCCGCGCCGACGCCGAGGTGATCCGCCGGCTGGAGGTTCGCAACCGCGACGGCAAGCGGGTGCCACTCGGGACGCTGTTGACCGTGGAGCCGAAGGTGGGGCCGCCGGCCATCGCCCGGTACAACCTGTACCCGTCGGCGACGATCTCGGGGGCGACGGCGCCGGGGGCGAGTTCCGGGCAGGCGCTCGAGGCGATGGAGGAGGTGGCGAAGGAGGTGCTGCCGAAGTCCATGGGGTTCGAGTGGACGTCGATCGCGTACCAGGAGCGGCGCGTCAGCGGCGGGGCGTACACCGTGTTCGGGCTGGCAGTCCCGGAAGCCGTCATGATTTTCGGGCTGGCCGTGCTGCTGGTGTACCTGGTGCTGGCGGCGCAGTACGAGAGCTGGCTGCTGCCGTTCGCGGTGATCCTCGTCGTGCCGCTCGGGCTGCTCGGCGTGGTCGCGGCGGTGTGGTACCGCGGCCTGGAGAACAACATCTACACGCAGATCGGCGTGGTGCTCATCATCGCGCTGGCGTCGAAGAATGCGATCCTGATCGTGGAGTTCGCGCGGGAGTTGCGGCTGGCCGGGCGGTCGATCCGCGAGGCGGCGGTGGAGGCGAGCCGGCTGCGGTTCCGGCCGATCCTGATGACCTCGATCGCGTTCATCCTCGGCGTGGTGCCGCTGGTGCGGGCGACCGGGGCCGGGGCGGCGAGCCGGCAGGCGCTGGGCACGGCCGTGTTCGGCGGCATGGTCACGGCGACGGTGCTGGCCGTGTTCTTCGTGCCGATCTTCTACCTGGTGATCCAGACGATCAGCGAGTGGATCAGCGGCCCGCCGAGGACGCCGGGTGAGCCGAAGCCGGCCGACGTGCCCGCGAAGGTGTTGCACGCGAACTCGCCGAACGGTACCGGTGCGAACGGCACGCACGGCCCGCCGTGGAAGGCGGAACCCGCCCCGGCGGGAGCGGGTGACCTGAACCACCCGGACCGTGACGGCCACTGA
- the hflX gene encoding GTPase HflX — MLVSVALPARPWTTNDPCDEIRGLATTAGATVVGELTQKRQEVQLGTYVGKGKVEELQELVEQTDADVVVFDNDLSPAQARNLEQALGVKVLDRSEVILDIFATRAQTVEARLQVELAQLEYSLPRLKQMWTHLSRQKGGGIGLRGPGETQLEVDRRLVGGRIRDLKDRLAEVQARKDREVASRSSEHTVSLVGYTNAGKSRLMNALTKADVYVENKLFSTLDTRTRQWRIRDWGRVLLSDTVGFIRDLPHHLVASFRATLSEARHAKLLLHVVDASNPHAEDHIKAVNSVLSELGCGDKPTILVLNKVDAVADHSRLHLLTAQHPKAVTVSGLTGAGIPELEDAVMASLAADFAEAEVVTTAGNGRVLAFLNAHAEIYRQEFHDESNEVVIRCHLPRHLARHIAGPDVKVRYLNGSASERPA; from the coding sequence GTGCTGGTCAGCGTGGCGCTCCCGGCCCGGCCGTGGACAACCAACGACCCCTGCGACGAGATCCGCGGGCTGGCGACGACCGCCGGCGCCACCGTCGTCGGCGAACTGACGCAGAAGCGGCAGGAGGTGCAGCTGGGCACCTACGTCGGCAAGGGGAAGGTGGAGGAGCTCCAGGAGCTGGTCGAGCAAACGGACGCCGACGTGGTCGTGTTCGACAACGACCTGTCGCCCGCGCAGGCCCGCAACCTGGAGCAGGCGCTCGGGGTCAAGGTGCTGGACCGCAGCGAGGTCATCCTCGACATCTTCGCCACCCGCGCGCAGACGGTCGAGGCGCGGTTGCAGGTCGAACTCGCGCAGCTCGAGTACTCGCTGCCGCGGCTCAAGCAGATGTGGACCCACCTGTCGCGCCAGAAGGGCGGCGGCATTGGCCTGCGCGGCCCCGGCGAGACGCAGCTCGAAGTGGACCGCCGGCTCGTCGGCGGCCGCATCCGCGACCTGAAGGACCGCCTCGCCGAGGTGCAGGCCCGCAAGGACCGCGAGGTGGCCAGCCGCAGCTCCGAGCACACCGTGTCGCTGGTCGGGTACACGAACGCCGGCAAGTCGCGGCTGATGAACGCGCTGACCAAGGCGGACGTGTACGTCGAGAACAAGCTCTTCTCGACGCTCGACACGCGCACCCGCCAGTGGCGCATCCGCGACTGGGGGCGGGTGCTGCTGTCGGACACGGTCGGGTTCATCCGCGACCTGCCGCACCACCTCGTGGCGTCGTTCCGCGCCACGCTCTCCGAGGCGCGGCACGCCAAGCTGCTGCTGCACGTCGTGGACGCGAGCAACCCGCACGCGGAGGACCACATCAAGGCGGTGAACAGCGTCCTGTCCGAGCTCGGGTGCGGCGACAAGCCGACGATCCTGGTGCTGAACAAGGTGGACGCCGTGGCCGACCACTCGCGGCTGCACCTGCTGACGGCCCAGCACCCGAAGGCGGTGACGGTGAGCGGCCTGACCGGGGCCGGCATCCCCGAGCTGGAAGACGCGGTGATGGCGTCGCTGGCGGCCGACTTCGCCGAGGCGGAAGTGGTGACGACGGCCGGGAACGGGCGGGTGCTGGCGTTCCTGAACGCCCACGCGGAGATTTACCGGCAGGAGTTCCACGACGAGTCGAACGAGGTGGTCATCCGCTGCCACCTGCCGCGGCACCTGGCCCGCCACATCGCGGGGCCGGACGTGAAGGTGCGCTACCTGAACGGGAGCGCGAGCGAGCGGCCCGCGTGA
- the hemP gene encoding hemin uptake protein HemP: MPDSHDDDRADIPADGEPSRVLRAAELFGDRREVWIELDGVRYRLRITRRGKLILQK, translated from the coding sequence ATGCCCGATTCGCACGACGACGACCGCGCCGACATCCCCGCCGACGGCGAGCCCTCGCGCGTGCTCCGGGCCGCGGAATTGTTCGGCGACAGGCGCGAGGTGTGGATCGAGTTGGACGGCGTCCGCTACCGACTGCGGATCACGCGACGGGGTAAGCTGATTCTTCAGAAGTAG
- the dapF gene encoding diaminopimelate epimerase: MRFTKMHGIGNDYVYLDCVRQRPPADPAALARAVSDRHFGIGSDGLILICPSERADARMRMFNADGSESEMCGNGVRCVAKYVYDHGIARKPRLLIETGRGVLTLDVEVTGETVSRVRVNMGEPILKSADIPTTLPGDPPVDAPLTVGGVTFAATCVSMGNPHAVVYVGDEYFRAGERDLVAELGPKVEHAPEFPRRVNAHFVKVHSPGEITMRTWERGSGITLACGTGACAVCVAGVLTGRTGRTLLAHLPGGDLELEWSEADNHVYMTGPATEVFSGEWPG, translated from the coding sequence ATGCGGTTCACCAAGATGCACGGGATCGGCAACGATTACGTGTACCTCGACTGCGTCCGTCAGCGGCCGCCGGCCGACCCCGCGGCGCTGGCCCGTGCCGTCAGCGACCGGCACTTCGGCATCGGCTCCGACGGGCTCATCCTGATCTGCCCGAGCGAGCGCGCCGACGCCCGGATGCGGATGTTCAACGCCGACGGGTCCGAGTCCGAGATGTGCGGCAACGGCGTTCGCTGCGTCGCCAAGTACGTGTACGACCACGGCATCGCCCGCAAGCCGCGGCTACTCATCGAGACCGGCCGCGGAGTGCTGACGCTCGACGTCGAGGTGACGGGTGAGACGGTGAGCCGCGTCCGCGTGAACATGGGCGAGCCGATCCTGAAGTCGGCCGACATCCCGACGACGCTCCCGGGCGACCCGCCGGTGGACGCGCCGCTGACCGTCGGCGGCGTGACGTTCGCGGCGACGTGCGTGTCGATGGGGAACCCGCACGCTGTCGTGTATGTCGGCGACGAGTACTTCCGCGCCGGCGAGCGCGATTTGGTGGCCGAGCTGGGGCCGAAGGTCGAGCACGCCCCCGAGTTCCCGCGGCGGGTGAACGCGCACTTCGTGAAGGTGCACTCGCCCGGCGAGATCACGATGCGGACGTGGGAGCGCGGCAGCGGCATCACGCTGGCGTGCGGCACCGGGGCGTGTGCGGTGTGCGTCGCCGGCGTGCTGACGGGCCGCACCGGCCGGACGCTGCTGGCCCACTTGCCCGGCGGCGACCTGGAACTGGAGTGGTCGGAAGCCGACAACCACGTGTACATGACCGGCCCCGCGACCGAGGTGTTCTCGGGCGAGTGGCCGGGGTAG